One Myxococcota bacterium DNA segment encodes these proteins:
- a CDS encoding cytochrome ubiquinol oxidase subunit I: protein MTDLLAARSQMAMSLGFHIIFAIMGIGMPLLMILAEYFYLKTNDLTYLTLAKRWAKGTAIMFVVGAVSGTALSFELGLLWPGFMRFAGPIIGMPFSLEGFAFFLEAIFLGIYFYGWDKVSPKAHWFAGIMVFVTGSLSGIFVICANAWMNTPVGFTLENGVVTHFDPWVAMFNPAAFSETFHMTLAAYVSVGFAAAGVHAMALLKNPNNAFHQKGLMIAFCVGAFFIPIQLFSGHISAEHVAKYQPIKLAAMEGQWDTQRGAPLRILGWPNEKLEKTEYAIEIPYMLSFLAYENFDAEVRGIKSFPADERPPIWPIHVGFQVMVMAGMAMLGMAFFGAMFLWKRRRWFFHPRFLKLLVCASPLGFIAVEAGWMVTEIGRQPWIVFHVMRTADAITPMPHLQIPFIAFSALYFILGVVVIYLLRKRVLHVDA from the coding sequence ATGACTGATTTGCTCGCCGCCCGTTCTCAGATGGCCATGTCGCTCGGCTTTCACATTATCTTTGCCATTATGGGCATTGGTATGCCTTTGCTTATGATTCTGGCCGAATATTTTTATTTGAAAACCAATGACTTAACCTATCTCACGCTCGCCAAACGTTGGGCTAAGGGAACTGCCATCATGTTTGTGGTGGGCGCGGTGTCTGGCACAGCGCTTTCGTTCGAACTGGGGCTTTTGTGGCCAGGCTTTATGCGCTTTGCGGGCCCGATTATCGGCATGCCCTTTTCTTTAGAAGGCTTCGCCTTCTTCCTGGAAGCGATTTTTCTAGGCATCTATTTTTACGGCTGGGACAAAGTATCGCCCAAAGCGCATTGGTTCGCAGGCATCATGGTATTTGTGACAGGCTCCCTCTCAGGCATTTTCGTTATCTGCGCCAACGCCTGGATGAACACGCCAGTTGGGTTTACGCTCGAAAATGGCGTTGTCACGCATTTTGACCCATGGGTTGCCATGTTTAACCCTGCCGCTTTTTCTGAAACTTTCCATATGACACTGGCAGCGTACGTTAGCGTAGGCTTTGCCGCAGCAGGCGTCCATGCCATGGCACTACTTAAAAATCCCAACAATGCCTTTCATCAAAAAGGCCTGATGATTGCCTTTTGTGTGGGGGCATTTTTCATCCCCATCCAGCTTTTCAGCGGTCATATCAGTGCGGAACATGTGGCCAAATACCAACCAATTAAGCTTGCCGCTATGGAGGGCCAATGGGATACCCAACGTGGCGCCCCTTTGAGAATCTTAGGCTGGCCCAATGAAAAACTCGAAAAGACGGAATACGCCATCGAAATTCCTTACATGCTCAGCTTTTTAGCCTACGAAAATTTTGATGCAGAAGTACGCGGCATTAAGAGTTTTCCAGCAGACGAGCGGCCTCCTATTTGGCCAATACACGTTGGGTTTCAAGTGATGGTGATGGCCGGCATGGCCATGCTCGGCATGGCTTTTTTCGGAGCGATGTTCCTTTGGAAAAGAAGGCGATGGTTTTTTCATCCTAGATTCTTAAAACTTCTAGTTTGCGCTTCACCCTTAGGATTTATCGCGGTCGAAGCTGGCTGGATGGTGACCGAAATCGGCCGCCAGCCCTGGATTGTCTTTCATGTGATGCGTACTGCCGATGCCATCACTCCCATGCCCCACCTGCAAATACCGTTCATCGCCTTTTCCGCGCTGTATTTTATCTTGGGTGTGGTCGTAATCTATCTTCTCAGAAAGCGGGTGCTACATGTTGATGCCTGA
- the thiD gene encoding bifunctional hydroxymethylpyrimidine kinase/phosphomethylpyrimidine kinase — translation MKKVLSIAGSDSGGGAGIQADLKTFAALGCYGTTAVTALTSQNTMGVQGVFPVTPAFVAQQIDSVLSDIGADVIKIGMLLNAPIIEAVARSLKRFAHIPIILDPVMISTSGHALLEDDAVEALKRDLFPMAALVTPNFDEAIFLVGTCEAKAAAQKILAMGPQAVLIKGGHRSLPSCEHAEDYLLDAGQSTTFSAPWVKTKNTHGTGCTLAAAIACYMALDFSLSDSVKMAKAYLSGALQAGSEMNIGQGFGPVRHDWRAIPCA, via the coding sequence ATGAAAAAAGTCTTAAGCATTGCAGGTTCCGACTCAGGTGGCGGCGCTGGCATTCAAGCGGATTTAAAAACTTTTGCTGCCTTGGGATGCTACGGTACGACCGCCGTTACTGCATTGACCTCGCAAAATACTATGGGTGTGCAAGGTGTGTTTCCAGTGACGCCGGCCTTTGTGGCGCAGCAAATCGATTCCGTTTTAAGTGATATTGGCGCGGATGTGATTAAGATTGGCATGCTACTCAACGCGCCGATTATTGAGGCAGTGGCACGCAGTCTGAAGCGATTTGCGCACATTCCAATTATCTTAGATCCAGTGATGATTTCCACCTCAGGCCATGCGTTGCTTGAAGACGATGCCGTAGAGGCTTTGAAGCGAGACCTGTTTCCTATGGCGGCTTTAGTAACGCCTAATTTTGATGAAGCTATTTTCCTGGTTGGTACCTGCGAGGCAAAGGCGGCAGCGCAGAAAATCTTGGCGATGGGTCCTCAGGCGGTTTTAATCAAGGGTGGGCACCGATCCTTACCTAGTTGTGAACATGCTGAAGATTATCTTTTGGATGCAGGTCAGAGTACGACATTTTCGGCACCATGGGTCAAAACGAAAAATACGCACGGCACGGGGTGTACTTTGGCAGCGGCTATCGCCTGCTATATGGCATTGGATTTTAGCCTGTCAGACTCGGTCAAGATGGCTAAGGCTTATTTATCTGGCGCCTTGCAAGCGGGCAGTGAGATGAACATTGGTCAAGGTTTTGGGCCAGTGCGCCATGATTGGAGGGCAATACCATGCGCATAG
- the thiM gene encoding hydroxyethylthiazole kinase has product MVINAQSIAADLALIREKKPLIHCVTNFVTMNWVANGLLSLGASPIMAHAIEEVSDLVHISNALVLNIGTLEARWINSMKTALDAALECHIPVILDPVGAGATRFRTHTAHDLLAQGGVSVVKGNASEVCALAGEKLTTRGVDSSLTPDEALRAAEKLEHEFGCVVVISGKQDIVIAAGSQLRVYNGTPMMTRVTGMGCLVSALMGAFCAVQDDPFIAAAHTMATCGIVGEIALTNANGPGSYSVSFLDFLSHVNQSSIAQYLTVESHAQS; this is encoded by the coding sequence ATGGTTATTAATGCTCAGTCTATTGCCGCCGATCTTGCTTTAATTCGCGAAAAAAAACCGCTCATTCATTGTGTCACCAACTTTGTGACAATGAATTGGGTGGCCAATGGGCTGTTGTCCCTGGGAGCATCACCCATCATGGCTCATGCGATCGAAGAAGTGTCCGATTTGGTGCATATATCGAACGCTCTTGTTTTAAATATCGGAACTCTGGAAGCTCGTTGGATTAACAGCATGAAGACAGCTCTGGATGCTGCTTTGGAATGCCACATCCCGGTTATTTTGGATCCCGTCGGGGCCGGAGCAACACGTTTTCGAACGCATACGGCCCATGATTTATTGGCTCAGGGCGGTGTGAGCGTGGTGAAGGGCAATGCTTCGGAGGTGTGCGCATTGGCGGGTGAAAAGCTAACGACCAGAGGGGTAGATTCATCGCTGACCCCAGATGAAGCGTTGCGGGCAGCGGAAAAGCTCGAGCATGAATTTGGTTGCGTCGTCGTTATTAGCGGCAAGCAAGATATTGTTATCGCCGCTGGCTCACAGTTGCGGGTGTATAATGGCACGCCGATGATGACGCGCGTGACGGGCATGGGTTGTTTGGTATCGGCTTTGATGGGCGCTTTTTGTGCCGTGCAGGACGATCCTTTTATTGCAGCAGCCCATACCATGGCAACTTGCGGCATCGTCGGCGAGATAGCATTGACGAACGCCAACGGCCCTGGAAGTTATTCTGTTTCATTTCTTGATTTTCTCAGTCATGTTAACCAGTCGTCAATCGCTCAATATTTAACAGTGGAGTCTCATGCGCAATCTTAA
- a CDS encoding thiamine pyrophosphate-binding protein yields the protein MKICDAIVTCLKEFGVEFIFGVSGANIEHIHDSINRLGEGKLVSIMAKHESGAAFMADAHARVHNRLGVCCATSGGGMLNLLVGVAESYMESVPVLALVGQAPIGLEGKGAFQDSSGLEHSVMGEQLWGAVAKYMAKITQAKDFWSEFLECLEAAVSGRPGPAVLLIPRDVFELEVEAPPPDWLQKLRARIVPAEPNEAEIELIATRLRAAKKPVLILGQGIHFSRRQEAVTQFALETGIPVATTMSSIGEYPNQAENYLGMIGMAGHPSVHRYIQQEADLILVVASGLSVLNRGPLGPVIDSDKTVFINLDSSSIKRSFPKAQFVSAEAGDFFAKLLKQSHDLKWSMPASYRRQCYKAVLSKNSDSHNWDGNLLQSQAIGALQSILPTHGHVLFDAGNCAAAAMHYSVIPWKTTATIALGMGGMGYSVGGSIGAQLGSVSDSRTVVFLGDGAFLMVGLEIHTAVALKLPILYVVFNNNQHGMCVTRQQLYFEGRLECVAYPSVDIAGVARGLGGAEALWVGKASSLDEVNQLLDEYQSFKHLPGVLDLRISREEIPPFTAFLPPDAEVIDL from the coding sequence ATGAAAATATGCGACGCAATCGTAACTTGCTTAAAGGAATTTGGCGTCGAATTCATATTTGGCGTTAGCGGCGCCAATATCGAGCATATTCATGATTCCATCAATCGTTTAGGCGAGGGCAAGCTGGTTTCGATCATGGCGAAACATGAATCAGGAGCAGCCTTTATGGCCGATGCCCATGCCAGAGTCCACAATCGTTTAGGTGTTTGCTGCGCGACTTCGGGGGGCGGCATGCTCAATCTGTTGGTTGGGGTGGCCGAATCTTATATGGAGTCGGTGCCTGTTCTCGCTCTGGTAGGGCAAGCGCCCATTGGCCTTGAAGGTAAGGGAGCGTTTCAAGACTCTTCAGGTTTGGAACACAGCGTCATGGGCGAGCAGCTTTGGGGCGCGGTTGCGAAATACATGGCCAAGATTACTCAGGCTAAAGATTTTTGGTCTGAGTTTCTCGAATGCTTAGAAGCTGCCGTCAGTGGCAGGCCAGGGCCCGCAGTCTTGTTAATCCCCAGAGATGTCTTTGAGTTGGAGGTTGAGGCGCCGCCGCCAGATTGGCTGCAAAAATTGCGGGCCAGAATTGTTCCAGCGGAGCCTAACGAAGCAGAGATCGAGCTTATTGCAACTCGTTTGCGCGCTGCGAAGAAGCCTGTGCTCATCTTAGGACAGGGAATCCATTTTTCCAGGCGGCAGGAAGCGGTCACGCAGTTTGCATTGGAAACGGGCATCCCGGTGGCAACCACAATGTCTTCGATTGGTGAGTATCCTAACCAAGCTGAAAATTATCTAGGCATGATTGGTATGGCAGGTCATCCTTCGGTGCATCGCTATATTCAGCAAGAAGCAGATTTGATTTTGGTGGTCGCATCTGGCCTAAGCGTTTTAAATCGGGGGCCGTTAGGGCCGGTGATAGACAGCGATAAAACTGTTTTTATCAATCTCGATAGCTCAAGCATTAAGCGCTCGTTTCCCAAAGCACAGTTTGTTTCGGCTGAGGCGGGAGATTTTTTTGCCAAGCTATTGAAGCAGTCGCACGATTTAAAATGGTCCATGCCTGCATCGTATCGAAGGCAATGTTACAAGGCCGTCTTATCGAAAAATTCAGACAGTCATAACTGGGATGGTAATTTGCTTCAAAGCCAAGCCATTGGTGCTTTGCAAAGTATCCTGCCGACTCATGGGCATGTTTTATTTGATGCTGGCAATTGCGCCGCCGCAGCCATGCATTACAGTGTGATTCCTTGGAAGACGACGGCTACCATTGCGCTCGGCATGGGCGGCATGGGTTATTCCGTGGGTGGGTCGATTGGGGCTCAGCTAGGCTCAGTGTCCGATTCTCGAACTGTGGTGTTTTTGGGAGACGGCGCTTTTTTGATGGTGGGACTGGAAATTCACACTGCCGTCGCGCTGAAACTTCCCATATTATACGTGGTGTTTAATAATAATCAGCACGGCATGTGCGTTACCCGCCAGCAGCTTTATTTTGAAGGACGCCTGGAATGTGTTGCTTATCCCTCAGTAGATATTGCCGGCGTTGCTAGAGGCTTGGGCGGCGCTGAGGCGCTTTGGGTTGGTAAGGCATCGAGTCTGGATGAGGTGAACCAATTGTTGGATGAATATCAGTCGTTTAAGCACTTGCCTGGTGTATTAGACCTAAGAATCTCAAGAGAAGAAATACCACCATTTACGGCCTTCTTGCCGCCAGACGCAGAGGTTATTGACCTATGA
- a CDS encoding 3-oxoacyl-ACP synthase III family protein, translated as MKRAHIDHIARFMPEHVVRNEGQAGSEGEFFKAPKERRFAWPEYNAADLGVRALQNLLQQTGLKGSDIDLIICSCSIQDYVNISVVPDIQYRAGATRAQVLNIDTGCASYISMLNTADAFIRAGIHQKIVLVTITNFVSRLKEFQESPKSKVLGDGASATLITAGEQSILASVEESHGENYGLFICRPRSEQGEPQNYWESGTGPLQVEFDPEQVEKIKKNSLGLVVSAINKSIETAGLTKDQIDFLVTHQPNRGLIQLWREGVGIVGPRAFDTFDQFGNLFQNSIPVTLSVLAESGKLQKDSKIALGTFSNGGDFAAGMVLNLGPLA; from the coding sequence ATGAAAAGAGCACATATTGACCATATTGCCCGCTTTATGCCTGAGCATGTTGTTAGAAATGAAGGCCAGGCTGGCTCTGAAGGCGAGTTTTTTAAAGCGCCCAAAGAAAGACGCTTTGCCTGGCCCGAATACAACGCAGCTGATTTAGGGGTGCGTGCGCTGCAAAACTTGCTGCAGCAAACGGGCCTTAAGGGATCTGACATCGATTTGATTATCTGTTCTTGCTCGATCCAAGATTACGTCAATATTTCGGTGGTGCCGGACATTCAATATCGAGCGGGTGCCACCAGGGCACAGGTTTTGAATATTGATACAGGTTGTGCATCTTATATTTCGATGCTCAATACAGCGGATGCGTTTATTAGAGCCGGCATTCATCAAAAAATCGTCTTGGTAACCATCACCAATTTTGTTTCGAGATTAAAAGAATTTCAGGAATCTCCTAAATCTAAAGTTTTAGGAGATGGTGCCTCGGCAACTCTGATTACGGCTGGCGAGCAAAGTATTTTAGCCAGCGTGGAAGAATCTCATGGCGAGAACTATGGCCTGTTTATTTGTAGGCCGCGAAGCGAGCAGGGCGAGCCTCAGAATTATTGGGAGTCAGGCACAGGCCCATTACAAGTCGAATTTGATCCTGAGCAAGTTGAAAAGATTAAGAAAAACTCACTGGGTTTAGTGGTGAGCGCCATCAATAAGAGTATTGAAACCGCAGGGCTTACCAAAGACCAAATCGACTTTTTGGTGACGCACCAACCAAATCGCGGTTTAATTCAACTTTGGCGAGAGGGCGTAGGCATTGTCGGACCTCGTGCGTTCGATACGTTTGATCAGTTTGGCAATTTGTTTCAAAACTCGATTCCTGTGACGCTCTCCGTGTTGGCTGAGTCGGGAAAATTACAAAAAGACTCAAAAATAGCGCTGGGTACTTTTTCTAACGGCGGAGATTTCGCCGCCGGCATGGTTCTTAACTTGGGGCCTCTTGCCTGA
- a CDS encoding biotin carboxylase N-terminal domain-containing protein → MFKRVLVANRGEIAARIIKSCEDLGVQTVAIYSDADADLAYLKQATVAVNIGPAPASQSYLNQNAILKAARENDCEALHPGYGFLSENALFATRCEQQKLTFIGPKPRHLRQMGDKATAIATMREAGLPVLAGSSKILSSVEEALNVAEVLKYPVLLKATAGGGGKGMRLVNTPADMAPAYLEASAEAGKAFANPELYLEKFIVGARHIEFQILADAYGKVIHLGERDCSIQQRHQKLLEEAPAPGFSAHLRHEIGELIIQTISKIGYLGAGTLEFLMDAQNNLYFMEMNTRIQVEHPITEAVTGLDLIAWQIKIAAGQPLTAVYTKPEGHAIECRINATAPGTVSKLQIPTGVRFDTYLTEGTVVTPYYDSMLAKLIVHAPTRAEAVARLKLALLELVIDGVPTTQGLHQAIVQDARFIEGKYSCRFFEEFAWPK, encoded by the coding sequence ATGTTTAAGCGCGTTCTCGTTGCGAATCGAGGAGAGATTGCGGCGCGTATTATCAAAAGCTGCGAGGATCTCGGCGTTCAAACGGTTGCGATTTACAGCGATGCTGACGCTGATTTGGCCTACCTGAAGCAGGCAACGGTTGCGGTGAATATTGGCCCGGCTCCGGCCAGTCAAAGCTACTTAAACCAAAATGCCATTTTAAAAGCCGCCAGGGAAAACGACTGCGAAGCGTTACATCCAGGTTATGGCTTTTTATCCGAGAATGCTCTTTTTGCGACGCGATGTGAGCAACAAAAGCTGACTTTTATTGGACCTAAACCAAGGCACCTTCGCCAAATGGGCGATAAAGCCACTGCGATTGCGACCATGCGAGAAGCTGGCTTGCCCGTGCTTGCAGGCTCTTCTAAAATATTGAGTTCTGTCGAAGAAGCGCTCAACGTAGCCGAAGTCCTAAAGTACCCGGTCCTGCTCAAGGCCACAGCCGGCGGCGGTGGCAAAGGTATGCGTTTAGTCAATACGCCGGCTGACATGGCGCCAGCTTATCTGGAAGCTAGCGCGGAAGCTGGAAAAGCATTTGCGAATCCTGAGCTCTATCTCGAGAAATTTATCGTTGGCGCCAGGCATATCGAATTTCAAATCCTGGCAGATGCTTATGGCAAAGTGATTCACTTGGGCGAGCGCGATTGCTCCATCCAACAACGACACCAAAAGCTTCTGGAAGAAGCCCCTGCTCCCGGTTTCTCTGCGCATCTAAGACATGAAATCGGCGAGCTGATTATTCAAACGATTTCAAAAATCGGCTATTTAGGCGCTGGCACACTTGAGTTTCTGATGGACGCACAAAATAATCTCTATTTTATGGAGATGAACACGCGCATTCAGGTTGAGCACCCCATTACCGAAGCGGTAACCGGTCTCGATTTAATCGCCTGGCAAATTAAAATCGCAGCGGGGCAGCCTTTGACAGCTGTCTATACCAAACCAGAAGGTCACGCGATTGAATGCCGCATTAATGCCACCGCCCCCGGGACGGTGAGTAAGCTGCAAATTCCTACCGGCGTCAGGTTTGACACCTACTTAACCGAAGGCACTGTCGTGACGCCTTATTACGACAGTATGCTGGCCAAACTCATTGTTCATGCACCCACTCGCGCGGAAGCGGTGGCGCGGCTTAAGCTGGCGCTTTTAGAGCTGGTAATCGACGGGGTGCCTACCACACAAGGTCTGCACCAGGCGATTGTACAAGACGCGCGATTTATTGAAGGCAAATATTCTTGCCGCTTTTTTGAGGAATTTGCATGGCCAAAGTGA
- the dcd gene encoding dCTP deaminase, with the protein MILSDSAIKACITSGDIKIEPFRAGALGSNSYDVHLGKTLALYEFHVLDSKSHNPVHYFDIPEEGFVLEPQRFYLGVTEEYTETHKHVPFLEGKSSVGRLGIDIHATAGKGDVGFCNYWTLEISVKQPVRVYAGMPIGQLIYFMVEGTIDTPYDKKGSAKYNQKTAKPVESMMWKNFKHV; encoded by the coding sequence ATGATCTTGAGTGACTCTGCCATTAAAGCTTGTATTACCTCTGGCGATATCAAAATTGAGCCTTTTCGTGCGGGAGCCTTGGGTTCCAACAGTTATGATGTTCACTTGGGCAAGACTTTGGCGCTTTATGAGTTTCATGTGCTGGATTCTAAATCTCACAACCCGGTGCACTATTTTGACATCCCTGAAGAAGGCTTTGTTTTGGAGCCGCAGCGCTTTTACTTAGGGGTTACGGAAGAATATACCGAGACTCACAAGCATGTGCCGTTTTTGGAAGGCAAATCCAGTGTCGGGCGCCTTGGGATTGATATCCATGCAACAGCTGGCAAAGGCGATGTCGGTTTTTGCAACTACTGGACCTTAGAAATCTCCGTGAAGCAGCCGGTGCGCGTCTATGCCGGCATGCCGATTGGGCAGCTGATTTATTTTATGGTTGAGGGGACGATCGACACGCCTTATGACAAAAAGGGCTCTGCTAAATACAACCAAAAGACGGCTAAGCCAGTCGAATCCATGATGTGGAAGAACTTTAAGCATGTTTAA
- a CDS encoding cytochrome d ubiquinol oxidase subunit II, with protein MPEYYLAGILFLVLCIYLLTGGADFGGGILDLLCVGHRSKDQRHLIANRIAPIWEANHVWLILIIVLLFVCFPPVFETISIALNIPLTIMLLGITFRGTAFVFRSHDLNASEYQKRWNVLFAIGSIITPLMLGICLGSVASGFLPTNLTGKEDFWLSYVAPWTARFPLLVGLLTLWLCGFLASLYAVNGAQYDALKQDFRYRAMAFGVLIAFTGIWILVVAKIDAPLIYRQLLGEPWSLALQIFTACAAAAVFIALWLRHDLLATLAGILEVICILCGWAFSQFPYMIVSTHTIINSSASPSILNPVLAALGIGALALIPSFGWLYWVFRK; from the coding sequence ATGCCTGAGTACTATTTGGCCGGAATTTTATTTTTAGTTCTATGCATTTATCTGCTCACCGGAGGAGCAGATTTCGGTGGCGGCATTTTGGATCTTTTGTGCGTTGGCCACAGAAGTAAAGACCAAAGGCATCTAATCGCCAACCGCATTGCGCCGATTTGGGAAGCTAATCATGTCTGGTTAATCCTAATCATTGTATTGCTTTTCGTGTGCTTTCCCCCGGTTTTCGAAACCATTTCGATTGCGCTGAACATCCCGCTCACCATAATGCTGCTCGGCATTACTTTCCGCGGCACGGCATTCGTATTTAGGTCGCACGATTTAAACGCCAGCGAATACCAGAAACGCTGGAATGTCCTATTCGCCATCGGCAGCATTATCACCCCTTTAATGCTAGGCATTTGCCTAGGCTCGGTCGCTTCCGGCTTTTTGCCCACCAATCTTACGGGTAAAGAAGACTTCTGGCTAAGCTACGTGGCTCCTTGGACAGCTCGCTTTCCCCTTTTAGTCGGCCTGCTTACCTTATGGCTATGCGGCTTTTTAGCTTCTCTCTATGCGGTAAACGGCGCGCAATATGATGCTTTAAAACAGGATTTCAGGTATCGCGCGATGGCATTCGGCGTATTGATCGCTTTCACCGGAATTTGGATTTTGGTTGTCGCAAAAATCGATGCCCCACTAATTTATCGGCAATTGCTCGGTGAGCCCTGGTCTTTAGCCCTTCAAATCTTCACTGCCTGCGCTGCCGCAGCGGTCTTCATTGCTCTATGGCTACGCCATGACCTGCTGGCAACTTTAGCCGGCATCCTGGAAGTCATCTGCATCCTGTGCGGCTGGGCCTTTTCACAATTTCCTTATATGATTGTGAGCACGCACACCATAATCAACAGCTCGGCCTCCCCAAGCATCCTAAACCCTGTCTTAGCAGCTTTAGGTATCGGCGCCTTAGCACTCATCCCATCTTTTGGATGGCTTTACTGGGTATTTAGAAAGTAA
- the aroQ gene encoding type II 3-dehydroquinate dehydratase — MAKISIIQGPNLNLLGTREPHIYGHTTLDEIHENLRKLFGTKHQLEFFQSNHEGDLIDAIHGAIACDGLVINPGAYAHTSYAIRDALSSIAKPAMEVHLTNLSKRESFRHTSVTAPACIGHIAGLGAYGYELAMLALLNYLG; from the coding sequence ATGGCAAAAATCAGCATCATTCAAGGCCCCAATCTCAATCTCCTCGGGACAAGAGAGCCTCATATTTATGGCCACACCACTTTGGATGAGATTCATGAAAATCTACGAAAGCTTTTCGGAACGAAACATCAGCTAGAATTTTTTCAGAGCAATCATGAAGGCGATTTGATCGATGCCATTCATGGAGCGATTGCCTGTGATGGCCTGGTGATTAACCCTGGGGCTTATGCACATACTTCTTATGCAATCCGAGATGCATTAAGCTCGATCGCTAAGCCTGCCATGGAAGTACATCTGACCAATCTATCTAAGCGCGAATCTTTCCGGCATACCTCAGTCACGGCCCCCGCTTGTATCGGTCACATTGCTGGTTTGGGTGCCTATGGGTATGAGCTGGCTATGTTAGCTCTACTTAACTATTTAGGTTGA
- the thiE gene encoding thiamine phosphate synthase, with product MRNLNISLQLVLEPHSNLPWLISEAVRGGVTCVQWRDKFFSDHDFYEQAKVIKQVCSDLSVPLIINDRLDMALAIGAEAVHLGQKDMPFHVARRILPDHVAIGISAESLEDVEKAADLDLDYLAISPVFKTATKTDLAPPFGFDGLEKARKMSRHRLVAIGGIKAHHVSTLRQIGVDGVAVVSAIMRAQSPYEAAKAFVL from the coding sequence ATGCGCAATCTTAATATTAGTCTACAACTCGTTTTAGAACCTCATTCCAACTTACCTTGGCTTATCAGCGAAGCTGTCAGGGGCGGTGTTACCTGCGTGCAATGGCGGGATAAGTTTTTTAGTGACCACGATTTCTATGAACAGGCGAAGGTCATTAAGCAGGTCTGCTCGGATCTTTCAGTGCCCTTAATTATCAACGACCGGCTCGATATGGCGTTGGCGATTGGTGCTGAAGCTGTTCATTTGGGTCAAAAGGACATGCCGTTTCACGTGGCCAGGCGAATTTTGCCTGACCATGTGGCGATTGGTATATCGGCTGAGTCTTTGGAAGATGTAGAAAAAGCAGCCGATTTGGATTTGGATTATCTTGCCATCAGCCCAGTTTTTAAAACAGCAACGAAAACTGATTTGGCGCCGCCTTTTGGCTTTGACGGGCTGGAAAAAGCTCGCAAGATGAGCCGGCATCGATTGGTAGCGATTGGCGGGATTAAAGCCCACCACGTCTCGACCCTGAGGCAAATAGGCGTCGACGGCGTGGCGGTCGTGAGTGCCATCATGCGCGCGCAGTCGCCCTATGAGGCAGCCAAGGCATTTGTGCTATGA